GTAAGCGGACATTTATCCTTTTGCGGATTGTCCGGATCGATATCGAATTTCATCATTTCGTGGCGGGCGGCGAATTCATCGATCAATGCCTCGGTCAGCTCGATGGGCAGTTCCTCGGCAAAGGTCAGCATGAACAGAATATCGGACCGGTAACGATCCTCGCCCGGGCGGGTTTGCAACAATGTGCGCAGAAACGTTCGGCGGCCTTCGCTGGTCAGTTGGTAAACCTTTTTGTCGGGGCGATTTTCCTGTTCGCGTTCGACAAAGGTCACCATCCCGTCCTGGGTCAGCTTGGTCAGCGCCGGAT
The Thalassospira xiamenensis M-5 = DSM 17429 DNA segment above includes these coding regions:
- a CDS encoding PadR family transcriptional regulator, whose protein sequence is MDTEQNMDVRTLCLGALMGGEATGYEIRKMFEDGTFSHFQIASLGSIYPALTKLTQDGMVTFVEREQENRPDKKVYQLTSEGRRTFLRTLLQTRPGEDRYRSDILFMLTFAEELPIELTEALIDEFAARHEMMKFDIDPDNPQKDKCPLTHGRDEDGQPTPGCRFVAGLGQAMCEATLKFIRENKSGLIEELRTRKDRKA